The proteins below come from a single Streptomyces sp. M92 genomic window:
- a CDS encoding VOC family protein gives MNSHPRLLQTVLDTTDPRRLAEFYRQLLGLTYRPGDEPPADGVPEEPDWLVLRTTDGANRLAFQLVDRLPRTTWPVHDVPMQAHLDLTVPVTGELTRQRLRAQALGAELLLDRFDDPEEPLYVLADPSGHPFCLFAVSEA, from the coding sequence ATGAACTCGCACCCCAGGCTGCTGCAGACCGTGCTGGACACCACCGACCCGCGGCGACTGGCCGAGTTCTACCGGCAGCTGCTCGGACTGACGTACCGTCCGGGGGACGAGCCCCCGGCGGACGGTGTGCCCGAGGAGCCCGACTGGCTCGTGCTGCGTACGACCGACGGAGCCAACCGCCTGGCCTTCCAGCTCGTGGACCGGCTTCCCCGTACGACGTGGCCGGTGCACGACGTCCCCATGCAGGCGCACCTCGATCTCACGGTGCCCGTCACCGGGGAACTCACCCGGCAGCGCCTGAGGGCCCAGGCGCTGGGCGCCGAACTCCTGCTCGACCGTTTCGACGATCCGGAGGAGCCGCTGTATGTCCTCGCGGACCCTTCCGGGCATCCGTTCTGCCTGTTCGCCGTCTCGGAGGCATGA
- a CDS encoding YceI family protein encodes MGIFSRRQTAVAEPPPAVGSGGPGARAAAAGAALDPALRALTGHWTIDRPHSRIGFSVRHAMVTTVRGSFADYDSALYFDGASPAESRAELVIRVGSVDTGVEQRDGHLVGRDFFDVRRHPEMTFRSTSTVHEGGESFRMTGDLTIRGTTRSVDIQLDYLGSVMDPFGYERAGFDGTTTIDRRDWGLVYNQRLDAGGSMVSEKVRLQFDISAIRSTAPEHSRPASGIEFPRH; translated from the coding sequence ATGGGTATCTTCAGCCGTCGCCAGACCGCCGTCGCCGAGCCGCCGCCGGCCGTGGGGTCCGGTGGGCCCGGTGCGCGGGCCGCGGCGGCCGGCGCCGCGCTCGACCCGGCACTTCGCGCTCTGACCGGACACTGGACCATCGACCGCCCGCACAGCCGGATCGGCTTCTCCGTGCGGCACGCCATGGTCACGACCGTGCGCGGGTCCTTCGCCGACTACGACAGCGCGCTCTACTTCGACGGAGCCAGTCCCGCCGAGTCCCGGGCCGAACTCGTCATCCGGGTCGGGAGCGTCGACACCGGCGTGGAGCAGCGGGACGGGCACCTGGTCGGCAGGGACTTCTTCGACGTGCGCCGCCACCCGGAGATGACGTTCCGCAGCACCTCGACCGTCCACGAAGGCGGGGAGAGCTTCCGCATGACGGGCGACCTCACGATTCGCGGTACGACCAGGTCCGTGGACATCCAACTGGACTACCTCGGCTCGGTCATGGACCCGTTCGGCTACGAGCGTGCGGGCTTCGACGGCACCACCACCATCGACCGCCGCGACTGGGGGCTGGTCTACAACCAGCGGCTCGACGCCGGCGGCAGCATGGTCAGCGAGAAGGTCCGGCTCCAGTTCGACATCTCCGCGATCCGCTCCACCGCACCGGAGCACTCACGGCCGGCATCCGGCATAGAGTTCCCTCGGCACTGA
- a CDS encoding DUF4139 domain-containing protein: MMAEAAPRWASTLDSVVVYAQGALCRRLARGGMPRGGRVRVTGLPRSMDPGSLRVRVVSATGVRVTGARAAVEAEPLDSRPVGELRREVERLRDGLEAVQARRRRQQELIDEVAALRPVPPPRDDEAPHRRTPVDAWLDLAEFVDGRLTVLHARLRETDEELKHAEHEWEVAADRLARASTDAPASRSETTACADVTLAGGEGTDIEVEVEVEYGVPGAVWVPAYRLTRHRGGSDGRLLLRASIAQRTGEDWTGVRVSLATADLRRRTDVPRLRSIRIGREQPAPASSGWREPPRGLLDLFSGYDAAGPPPGAGGSAVTVRGAVAATAVSASGPVPPPAPAPPMAAHGYGAPPGAVPPPPGALPPPPGGMPASAEGVMPGDPAPGDPQPYARRRGGSGAPRPAAPAAPGRAAAPSAAAPRAAPAPSPAPETGPPRPSGAELDYAALVLTGPDGQPERRGRLFPDAASDPVAAEHRRRAETVTALPLPDDAVRPRESAGSFDHRYDAAARADVPSDGTWHTITVGEVAVGLRTEYLCVPSVEQAVYTTLVLSNATDQALLAGPLEVSADGDFQLTTALPTLAPGGVRRVGLGADEAIGVTRRTSLLESTSGLRNNVTVLDHRVHVELANRLPVPVTVEVRERVPVTSDADIRIEEKADWQTPATGTDAERHAPGTRVWRVEIPAHAACALDGGYVIRIPAGKALTGGNRRS; this comes from the coding sequence ATGATGGCTGAGGCGGCCCCGAGGTGGGCATCGACGCTCGACTCCGTGGTGGTGTACGCCCAGGGCGCCCTCTGCCGCCGGCTCGCCCGCGGTGGCATGCCCCGGGGCGGGCGGGTGCGGGTGACCGGTCTGCCGCGCTCGATGGACCCGGGTTCCCTGCGGGTGCGGGTCGTCAGCGCCACCGGGGTACGGGTCACCGGGGCGAGAGCGGCCGTCGAGGCCGAACCGCTCGACAGCCGCCCGGTCGGCGAACTCCGCCGTGAGGTGGAACGGCTCCGCGACGGCCTGGAGGCCGTCCAGGCCCGCCGGAGGCGGCAGCAGGAGCTGATCGACGAGGTGGCGGCCCTGCGCCCGGTGCCGCCGCCCCGCGATGACGAGGCGCCCCACCGTCGCACCCCCGTCGACGCCTGGCTGGACCTCGCCGAGTTCGTGGACGGCCGGCTGACCGTGCTGCACGCTCGCCTGCGCGAGACGGACGAGGAACTGAAGCACGCCGAGCACGAGTGGGAGGTCGCCGCCGACAGGCTCGCCCGGGCCTCCACCGACGCCCCCGCCTCGCGCTCCGAGACCACCGCGTGCGCGGACGTGACCCTCGCGGGCGGCGAGGGCACGGACATCGAGGTCGAGGTGGAGGTGGAGTACGGGGTGCCCGGCGCCGTCTGGGTGCCGGCCTACCGCCTCACCCGCCACCGGGGCGGGAGCGACGGACGGCTGCTGCTGCGGGCGTCGATCGCCCAGCGCACCGGCGAGGACTGGACCGGGGTCCGGGTCTCGCTGGCCACGGCCGACCTGCGGCGGCGCACCGATGTGCCCCGGCTGCGATCGATCCGCATCGGACGCGAGCAGCCCGCTCCCGCGTCGTCGGGTTGGCGTGAGCCCCCGCGCGGACTGCTCGACCTCTTCAGCGGCTACGACGCGGCCGGACCGCCTCCGGGCGCCGGGGGCTCCGCCGTGACCGTCCGTGGCGCGGTGGCGGCCACAGCCGTGTCCGCGTCCGGTCCCGTACCGCCCCCCGCCCCCGCCCCGCCGATGGCGGCTCACGGCTACGGTGCGCCGCCCGGCGCCGTGCCGCCGCCACCCGGCGCGCTGCCGCCACCGCCGGGCGGCATGCCCGCGAGCGCCGAGGGCGTGATGCCGGGCGACCCGGCGCCCGGCGACCCTCAGCCGTACGCCCGTCGCAGAGGCGGAAGCGGCGCGCCCCGTCCCGCGGCTCCCGCGGCGCCCGGCCGGGCCGCGGCACCGTCCGCAGCCGCTCCCCGGGCGGCACCCGCCCCGTCACCGGCCCCGGAGACCGGGCCACCTCGGCCGAGCGGTGCCGAACTCGACTACGCGGCACTGGTGCTCACCGGCCCGGACGGCCAACCGGAGCGCCGCGGACGGCTGTTCCCCGACGCCGCCTCCGACCCGGTGGCGGCCGAACACCGGCGGCGCGCCGAGACCGTCACCGCGCTGCCCCTGCCGGACGACGCCGTACGCCCCCGCGAGTCGGCCGGCTCCTTCGACCACCGCTATGACGCCGCGGCACGCGCCGACGTCCCCTCGGACGGTACGTGGCACACGATCACCGTCGGTGAGGTGGCGGTCGGCCTGCGGACCGAGTACCTGTGCGTCCCGTCGGTGGAACAGGCGGTCTACACGACCCTGGTGCTGTCCAACGCGACCGACCAGGCGCTGTTGGCCGGCCCGCTGGAGGTCTCGGCCGACGGGGACTTCCAGCTGACCACCGCACTGCCCACGCTCGCCCCCGGCGGTGTGCGCCGCGTGGGCCTGGGCGCCGACGAGGCCATCGGGGTCACGCGCCGTACGAGTCTGCTCGAATCGACCTCCGGGCTGCGCAACAACGTGACCGTCCTCGACCACCGCGTGCACGTGGAACTGGCCAACCGCCTCCCGGTACCCGTGACCGTCGAGGTCCGCGAGCGGGTGCCGGTCACCTCCGACGCGGACATCAGGATCGAGGAGAAGGCCGACTGGCAGACGCCCGCCACCGGCACCGACGCCGAGCGGCACGCTCCCGGCACCCGCGTGTGGCGGGTCGAGATCCCGGCCCACGCCGCCTGCGCCCTCGACGGCGGCTACGTCATCCGCATCCCGGCCGGCAAAGCCCTGACCGGCGGCAACCGCAGGAGCTGA
- a CDS encoding mucoidy inhibitor MuiA family protein, which yields MDTSPAPIALPVTAVTCLEDRAYVERTTGVDLAAGTQVLRLGPVSALTVDHSLHAELSADGPVTVLDARVVREWTPRAPGPADDDSALRHRVRDLEEEQHALGRRRERLHARVDLLGRLAGDLLREIGEGAGLGESDTARWARELDRVDAERDTCGERLRAVESRLTALAAELSVARHALADTESEPSELVGRIEVTVRAGDAGPAALRVAHLVPCALWRPAYRAVLDGDSLTLDTDAMVWQRTGEDWSDVRLTLSTARSTLATEPPRLAEDRLSLRDRSAAERRTVQVEWREEEITDLGPAPVQGLPGVDDGGEVRVLRCATSVSVPSDGRAHRVPLSSFETPTSTEYACSPELSPLVGRLVRFDNRSGHALLAGPVDLVSGGGFLGRGTLDFTAPGAPAALAFGSRDDHRVVRETEETRETAGLTQRSVLTRTVRLHLSRFSGPGERHEHVVVVRERVPVSETSAVEVRLRRSACAPPPDDVDADGVVHWNVLLPPGGRRTLELVYEISSNAKVHGL from the coding sequence ATGGACACGAGCCCCGCTCCGATCGCCCTCCCCGTCACCGCCGTCACCTGTCTGGAGGACCGGGCGTACGTCGAGCGGACCACCGGGGTCGACCTCGCGGCCGGCACCCAGGTGCTGCGTCTCGGACCGGTCAGTGCCCTGACCGTCGACCACAGCCTGCACGCCGAACTGTCCGCCGACGGCCCGGTGACCGTGCTCGACGCCCGGGTCGTACGCGAGTGGACACCGAGGGCGCCGGGGCCCGCCGACGACGACTCCGCCCTGCGGCACCGGGTGAGAGATCTCGAGGAGGAGCAGCACGCGCTGGGTCGGCGGCGTGAGCGCCTGCACGCCCGCGTCGACCTCCTCGGCCGTCTCGCCGGCGATCTGCTGCGGGAGATCGGCGAGGGCGCGGGTCTCGGTGAGTCCGACACCGCCCGGTGGGCCCGTGAACTGGACCGGGTCGACGCGGAACGCGACACCTGCGGCGAACGACTGCGCGCGGTCGAGTCCCGGCTGACGGCGCTGGCCGCCGAACTCTCCGTCGCCCGGCACGCCTTGGCGGACACGGAGTCGGAACCGTCCGAACTGGTCGGCCGCATCGAAGTGACCGTACGGGCGGGCGACGCGGGTCCGGCCGCGCTGCGCGTGGCCCATCTCGTCCCGTGCGCCCTGTGGCGGCCCGCCTACCGCGCGGTGCTCGACGGGGACTCGCTCACCCTGGACACGGACGCGATGGTCTGGCAGCGCACCGGTGAGGACTGGTCGGACGTACGGCTGACCCTGTCCACGGCCCGCAGCACGCTCGCCACCGAGCCTCCGCGCCTCGCGGAGGACCGGCTGTCCCTCCGGGACCGATCGGCGGCGGAACGCCGCACGGTCCAGGTCGAATGGCGCGAGGAGGAGATCACCGACCTCGGTCCGGCGCCCGTACAAGGCCTGCCGGGAGTCGACGACGGCGGCGAGGTCCGGGTCCTGCGATGCGCCACTTCGGTCTCGGTGCCGTCCGACGGCCGGGCGCACCGGGTGCCGCTCTCCTCCTTCGAGACTCCCACGTCCACGGAGTACGCCTGCTCCCCCGAGCTGTCGCCGCTGGTCGGGCGACTGGTCCGGTTCGACAACCGCTCGGGGCACGCGCTGCTCGCCGGGCCCGTGGACCTCGTCAGCGGCGGCGGCTTCCTCGGTCGTGGCACGCTGGACTTCACCGCTCCCGGTGCCCCGGCCGCCCTCGCCTTCGGCAGCCGCGACGACCACCGGGTCGTGAGGGAAACCGAGGAAACCCGTGAGACCGCCGGTCTCACCCAGCGGAGCGTGCTCACCCGGACCGTCCGCCTGCACCTGTCACGGTTCTCGGGGCCCGGCGAGCGCCATGAGCACGTGGTCGTCGTCCGGGAACGCGTCCCGGTCTCCGAGACGTCGGCGGTGGAGGTGCGCCTGCGCCGGAGTGCCTGCGCTCCCCCGCCCGACGACGTCGACGCGGACGGCGTCGTCCACTGGAACGTCCTCCTGCCTCCCGGAGGCCGGCGCACGCTGGAACTGGTCTACGAGATCTCGTCGAACGCCAAGGTGCACGGGCTCTAG
- a CDS encoding DUF3500 domain-containing protein: MPRAADRYWVRLLGDPDGDAPWGWRMNGHHLAVHVVVTAAGIRVTPHFVGAEPARVADGPQAGRRLLGPEEDLARELVTDLDAGRRARAVFAAAPPDDILTRDDPFADPDLLPPGLPHGDMTPDQQRLLTRLVRRYLDRAPAAYAEQCWSGLAARGLDTLAFAWAGGRAPGDRHYYCVRAPDLLIEYDNTQDDGNHAHSVWRHLRHDWGTDLLRAHYTDRHGPEH, from the coding sequence GTGCCACGGGCCGCCGACCGCTACTGGGTGCGGCTGCTGGGGGACCCGGACGGGGACGCCCCCTGGGGCTGGCGGATGAACGGCCACCACCTCGCCGTGCACGTGGTGGTCACGGCCGCCGGAATCCGCGTGACACCCCACTTCGTCGGGGCGGAGCCCGCCCGTGTCGCGGACGGTCCACAGGCCGGACGCCGGCTGCTGGGGCCGGAGGAGGACCTGGCCCGGGAACTGGTCACGGACCTGGACGCCGGCCGGCGCGCGAGAGCGGTCTTCGCCGCCGCCCCACCGGACGACATCCTGACCCGGGACGACCCGTTCGCCGACCCGGACCTGCTGCCGCCCGGTCTGCCGCACGGCGACATGACCCCGGATCAGCAGCGGCTCCTCACCCGCCTGGTGCGCCGCTACCTCGACCGGGCGCCCGCGGCCTACGCCGAGCAGTGCTGGTCCGGCCTGGCGGCGCGCGGCCTGGACACCCTGGCGTTCGCCTGGGCCGGCGGCCGCGCGCCCGGCGACCGGCACTACTACTGCGTCCGCGCCCCGGACCTGCTCATCGAATACGACAACACCCAGGACGACGGCAACCACGCCCACTCCGTCTGGCGGCACCTGCGCCACGACTGGGGCACCGATCTGCTCCGCGCCCACTACACGGACCGGCACGGGCCGGAGCACTGA